The Bicyclus anynana chromosome 9, ilBicAnyn1.1, whole genome shotgun sequence DNA window AGTTAGCAAATGgaacatattatgttttctaatAGTGAACTACCTACCCAATATGTAATAGTTTTGTCTCTCTCTTCCAGGTGCTGTGTCTGGTGCTAGCGACAGGGATGGCAGCGAGGCATCGGCCTCGTGTGCAGCAGCCCGTCGACGAATACGACTACGAACCGCAGGCGCAGGAGAGAGGGGGACAGGTACACTTAATTCACACATTTCCTAAAGGTCAAACAGAGAAAAAACTAGTTACATGTCCATGTCAAATGGTTAATGTAAAACTGGTACTGGATCTGGGTTACATTTAAACGTGCTTTTACTTTGAAACTAAATTAGGTCCTTATTTAATGCATACAAGTGTGACATATTATATTACGACTGATGTGGAGGTCTTATTTTTGATGGTTTCTATCTATATTCACGGCTTATTTTGTCCAAATCTTTAATtcttatttatcttttattaaatcatcattattttagaattaaaataaatgtctcAATCCCTAAGATCAGCATTTGTGGCTTTGGATCAAAAGGACCTGGGTTCCAGTCCTGCGTCTTACTAATATTGAGGTTTTGTTGCATTCAAGAAATTATCAGTAATAATTCTCAGCCCCATAAGAAAGAGtgcctatagcttggcaaattagtTTGTAACACTtccaatggtccgcgcgggccggggggtgtatagcgatgaatgaaaaacccacgactgatgcacctcacttccccgcacgcatgattttacacccgcgcagtcgttccctctgtcgcccgcatatcatgggagtgtcatcaacgaacttgccagactatagcacTTAGGAAGAgtatgaaagaaagaaacaaataaaGCTAAAAGGAAAGAGGGAAATAAaaccaataattaaaataggttACAACTACGCATGATGTGATCATCTGCGATGCCAAGTACTATGCCTTAGACTTGATCTTAGGCTTAGACTTCcacggacgaaatcgcgggcgtttaCTAATGATGATATAAAACCCATATCGTTACAATCTTCAGGTAGTGCTGGTGTCCCCCGATGCGTACGAAGGCCTGTACCAGGCGCAGGAGCGCGCGGACGAGGAGTACCAGCCGCGTGCGGCGCACCGCGCGCCGCAGCCGCAGCCGCGCCTCAAGCAGCAACCGCAGGAGGGGCCCAAGCAGCCGCCCGTGCAGACCATCAGGAACTACAACAAGGTGAACTTTACAGTAGCAATACGAGGAGTTgttggaagttttttttttttttacaagttagcccttgactacaatctcacctgatggaagaatgatgcagtctaagatggaagcgggctaacttgttaggaggaggatgaaaatccacactcctttcggtttctacacggcatcgtaccggaacgctaaattgcttggcggtacgtctttgccggtagggtggtaactagccacggccgaagcctcccaccagccagacctggacaaattaagaaaatctcaatctgcccagccggggatcgaacccaggacctccgttttgtaaatccaccgcgcatgccactgcgccacggaggccgcaaAAGATGCAGTTGGTAAACCAACAACTTATCACCAAATAAATGTCGTAATATTAAAAGGGTTAGGTTCTCCGCGCATTTTGTCAAAATATCAATAAAGGGTAAGGTTTTTCAAGTCATACCCTCCTGGATACGACCATACGCTTCCAGGATAGGACCAACCAGGTACGGGGTAACACAATGTGGTATAATTTGGCAACCTTACCCTAAAGTACGGTAAGGTTGCAAAATCAATATGTTTTTCTATCATTACTGAATTATGATAACGCTTCTTGATAATACTATTTGGAATACATACCATCAAAATAGTAGGTTTAGCAAAAGTGGCAATGCAATAACAAAGAATGTTaactacatttaaaatttttaaacatgtttCTTTAtgaaatttacattaaaataactttacaaaAGTATGGCCATTATAAAAGTAGCAATTTATACATTCAATTTGAGGattaaacaaaatttcaatCACATTTCAGGTAAACGACGACGGTAGCTTCACTTTCGGCTACGAAGCGGCGGACGGCTCCTTCAAAGAGGAGACCAGAGGCACCGACTGCGTCGTGCGCGGCAAGTACGGCTACGTGGACCCCGACGGCAACAAGCGCGAGTTCACCTACGTGTCGGGCAACCCCTGCGACCCCAACAAGCCCAACGAAGACGAGGAGCCCGACGCGCCCGCCATCGACTCCGCGGAGAGAGACGACCCCGAACCCAACTACCCGACCAGACCGGTCATCAGGCCGACCACAGCGCGACCGGCGACCACCTACTTCCAGAACGACTTCAGGGATGACGAAGAACCTGAGGAAGAACCTCTGCAGCACATCAGACAACGCGTCGTCCAACGCCCGCAACCCCCTAGACCGGCGTACCAACAGATCGCCATCACTCCCCGCCCCGTGCCGATCACCACCGCGAGGGCCCTGCCTCCAGCGACTACCTTCAGGCCCCAGATCATCCAAGTCACACCCAAACCGCAGATACAATACAGCCCCGAGCCGCAATACTCTCCCTCCCCTGCTCCCGCGCTCTCCTCCAACAGACCTGGACAGATCGATTTCGCTGCAGAATTCGCGAAATTCCATCGCGACAATCAAGGCCCGACTACTCCCGCCTCACTCAACACCGCCTCCAAGAGCACCGCTGCCGCCCCCGCCCCATCCAGCAACCCTCTCTACTCCACCGAACTGGTCTACGACCCTTCCAGCGGTTCTTACGACACTAATTTGTTCCAATCTCTACCTCAAACAAAGGGTGAACTGAACCTCAACCAAAGACTTCAGCCGTACGTCGCTCAACCTCAACAGCAGAGACCTTTCAACCCGTCCCCGCAGATCCCTGTCAACCCTCCGGTGTACAGGCAGCAGTTCCAAGCAGCGCCTCAGGAGATCTACCAGAGGCAGCAAGCTGAGTCGCAGTTCCAGAGTTCGCAACAGTTGTTCGCGCAACAGCAACAACTGCAGCAGACTCAGCTGCAGAGGGACCGAGCGGCGGCGAGAGCTCAGGCTCAAAGACTGGCGCTGGCTCAACAGCAGGCGCCGCAGAGAGCGCCGGCCCCAGCGCAACAATACTACTACGTGCCGCGGGGAGAGAGTCCCTCGTCCGGTCAGATCGACGCCTTCCTGCGGGGGCACGGCATCCAACTGTGAGGAGCCTAGTGTAATAGAGCTAGATAGAACTATCGAC harbors:
- the LOC112054278 gene encoding uncharacterized protein LOC112054278 isoform X1 — encoded protein: MLWYGVSGKWVLCLVLATGMAARHRPRVQQPVDEYDYEPQAQERGGQVVLVSPDAYEGLYQAQERADEEYQPRAAHRAPQPQPRLKQQPQEGPKQPPVQTIRNYNKVNDDGSFTFGYEAADGSFKEETRGTDCVVRGKYGYVDPDGNKREFTYVSGNPCDPNKPNEDEEPDAPAIDSAERDDPEPNYPTRPVIRPTTARPATTYFQNDFRDDEEPEEEPLQHIRQRVVQRPQPPRPAYQQIAITPRPVPITTARALPPATTFRPQIIQVTPKPQIQYSPEPQYSPSPAPALSSNRPGQIDFAAEFAKFHRDNQGPTTPASLNTASKSTAAAPAPSSNPLYSTELVYDPSSGSYDTNLFQSLPQTKGELNLNQRLQPYVAQPQQQRPFNPSPQIPVNPPVYRQQFQAAPQEIYQRQQAESQFQSSQQLFAQQQQLQQTQLQRDRAAARAQAQRLALAQQQAPQRAPAPAQQYYYVPRGESPSSGQIDAFLRGHGIQL
- the LOC112054278 gene encoding uncharacterized protein LOC112054278 isoform X2; protein product: MSAKIYVLCLVLATGMAARHRPRVQQPVDEYDYEPQAQERGGQVVLVSPDAYEGLYQAQERADEEYQPRAAHRAPQPQPRLKQQPQEGPKQPPVQTIRNYNKVNDDGSFTFGYEAADGSFKEETRGTDCVVRGKYGYVDPDGNKREFTYVSGNPCDPNKPNEDEEPDAPAIDSAERDDPEPNYPTRPVIRPTTARPATTYFQNDFRDDEEPEEEPLQHIRQRVVQRPQPPRPAYQQIAITPRPVPITTARALPPATTFRPQIIQVTPKPQIQYSPEPQYSPSPAPALSSNRPGQIDFAAEFAKFHRDNQGPTTPASLNTASKSTAAAPAPSSNPLYSTELVYDPSSGSYDTNLFQSLPQTKGELNLNQRLQPYVAQPQQQRPFNPSPQIPVNPPVYRQQFQAAPQEIYQRQQAESQFQSSQQLFAQQQQLQQTQLQRDRAAARAQAQRLALAQQQAPQRAPAPAQQYYYVPRGESPSSGQIDAFLRGHGIQL